Proteins encoded by one window of Glycine soja cultivar W05 chromosome 15, ASM419377v2, whole genome shotgun sequence:
- the LOC114387864 gene encoding protein SUPPRESSOR OF GENE SILENCING 3-like, with protein sequence MADDGADPFPVLTSVYRVSGSKNSQLGWNVANSQQTVDSSVNNSRQLQSISDGSAPRPWFSQNFRPNAWEVPSVIQKLRPAKRGNDGLALTGSGILNDKLPPESVISPTSETERGTGLNSSVGVVTTTSKDCENVECKDKDKRIPEPQCENNNDQIVDNGSDIVFDSDDDCFLDDIDSDTGERSHEQCKKSKWLRNFFDKLNALTNEEISSLDRQWHCPACQGGSGAIDWYKGLHPLLDHSRTIQTKRARLHRMFAETLEEECFRRRAPLTTVSDVHDIWEGLGKKVKDHEIVWPPMVIIMNTRYEQDESNKWNGMGNQELLDCFCDYAALKARHSYGPQGHRGMSALIFEESTAGYLEAVRLHKHFKEQGRDREAWDCYRNPFLPGGKRQLYGYLASKEDLDIFNKHSRGKTKLKFEMRSYQEMVESKIKHINDDSRKLDYYKSMVAKEQIKSQVGADSLLRLSEKLSLTTEENRVDQQNKEMDALEKNFQSQILDIQQAIAAKEDKFVKLQQAMQEKVKESCGESSEKEDKVENISCFLKPQDKEMKQFEAEREKIIKIHEEKRLALKKKHWQEQVELEKELENERTQLMDKYTCNQTQEENCYVDH encoded by the exons ATGGCTGATGATGGTGCTGATCCATTTCCAGTGTTGACAAGTGTGTATAGAGTATCTGGTTCCAAAAACAGTCAGCTGGGCTGGAATGTAGCCAATTCTCAGCAAACTGTTGACTCCAGTGTAAACAACTCAAGGCAGTTACAGAGCATTTCTGATGGCAGTGCTCCAAGACCCtggttttctcaaaattttagaCCAAATGCATGGGAAGTTCCAAGTGTGATTCAGAAGCTGAGGCCGGCAAAGCGGGGTAATGACGGATTGGCTTTGACGGGAAGTGGAATTTTGAACGACAAGTTGCCTCCTGAGTCAGTAATATCTCCAACATCAGAGACAGAGAGAGGGACAGGGTTAAATTCATCTGTTGGAGTCGTTACAACTACATCCAAGGATTGTGAAAATGTTGAATGCAAGGACAAGGATAAGAGAATCCCAGAACCCCAATGTGAAAACAACAATGATCAGATTGTTGACAATGGATCTGATATTGTTTTTGATAGTgatgatgattgttttttagaTGACATTGACTCAGATACTGGAGAGAGAAGCCATGAACAGTGCAAAAAGAGCAAGTGGCTCAGGAATttctttgataaattaaatgCACTCACCAATGAGGAGATAAGTTCATTAGACAGGCAGTGGCATTGCCCAGCATGCCAAGGGGGTTCTGGTGCTATTGATTGGTACAAAGGGCTGCATCCCCTTTTGGATCATTCCAGAACAATACAAACAAAGAGGGCAAGACTGCACCGGATGTTTGCTGAAACTTTGGAGGAAGAGTGTTTCAGGAGAAGAGCTCCATTAACAACAGTCAGTGACGTCCATGATATATGGGAGGGTCTTGGTAAGAAAGTCAAGGATCATGAAATAGTTTGGCCCCCAATGGTTATCATCATGAATACAAGATACGAGCAGGACGAAAGTAACAAG TGGAATGGAATGGGGAACCAAGAACTCCTTGATTGCTTCTGTGACTATGCAGCGTTGAAGGCTCGACACTCGTATGGTCCACAAGGGCACCGAGGGATGAGTGCCTTAATTTTTGAGGAATCCACGGCAGGTTATCTAGAAGCCGTGCGGCTCCACAAGCATTTTAAAGAGCAAGGAAGAGATAGGGAGGCTTGGGATTGCTATCGGAATCCATTTCTCCCAGGTGGGAAGCGCCAACTTTATGGTTACTTGGCTTCTAAAGAAGATTTAGATATTTTCAACAAGCACTCTagag GAAAGACAAAATTGAAGTTTGAAATGAGATCATATCAAGAGATGGTTGAGAGCAAGATAAAACATATTAATGATGATAGTCGGAAGCTTGACTATTATAAGAGCATGGTAGCCAAAGAACAAATCAAATCACAAGTAGGTGCAGACTCTTTATTGAGATTAAGTGAGAAGTTAAGCTTGACAACCGAAGAAAACCGTGTTGATCAACAAAATAAGGAG aTGGATGcactagaaaaaaatttccagaGCCAAATCCTAGACATTCAACAAGCCATAGCTGCAAAGGAAGATAAGTTTGTGAAATTACAGCAGGCAATGCAAGAAAAAGTGAAAGAGTCCTGCGGAGAATCTTCTGAGAAAGAGGACAA GGTAGAAAATATCTCTTGTTTCCTGAAGCCCCAAGACAAGGAGATGAAGCAGTTTGAggcagagagagagaaaatcataaaaattcatGAAGAGAAAAGGTTGGCTCTGAAGAAGAAGCATTGGCAAGAGCAGGTTGAACTTGAGAAGGAGTTAGAGAATGAACGGACGCAGCTCATGGACAAGTACACTTGCAACCagactcaagaagaaaactGTTATGTGGATCATTAA